A genomic region of Halichondria panicea chromosome 5, odHalPani1.1, whole genome shotgun sequence contains the following coding sequences:
- the LOC135336633 gene encoding bax inhibitor 1-like, giving the protein MKVWQPGDVQTIELYGGLFLFYGFILFDTQLIVEKCERGDNDYIWHSLDLFLDFVNIFRRLLIILASKEKKRSNK; this is encoded by the exons atgaaagtctggcagccaggtgacgtccaaacg ATTGAGCTGTACGGAGGCCTGTTCCTGTTCTATGGCTTCATACTGTTTGACACCCAGCTGATTGTGGAGAAGTGCGAGCGTGGAGACAACGACTACATCTGGCACTCGCTAGACCTCTTCCTCGACTTTGTTAACATATTCCGTCGTCTGCTCATTATTCTGGCCTCCAAG GAGAAGAAGAGAAGCAACAAGTGA
- the LOC135336457 gene encoding gamma-aminobutyric acid type B receptor subunit 1-like produces MLSSSLFSLLCVTLTLICGGSTEGQNNDLPVYPTVSLDPDIGSLYFGLLVGGSLENSSVLAAVRLSLDIINNRSDILSGYSLHYTLTYSGCYGSDLVDKTFTQLDGRPDGCKKLGLITAGCTSTSLVSSYVGNHFNVPEILCSQTVQSDARDLNVFRTHPSKLVLVPALVSIIASYEWTKVALMVENKQEYTPMIKALKEEVMDLNITLSVTTMDLQGDSLKVIGSCGKDIFDSDVRIFILVMSSEMTRHLLCQAFKQSVKYPKHEFVLVSEQNSNWWVSSQSEDGRYGCSSNQRADVLSHSLGLQLNQDHIVRKQQNISEDTDISNFTGGSQAKYCYDAVWTLALALNKTVTEFGDIDCTYQDSQMDQLYNNIQETDFIGKTGHVRFTEGGERSTDDIEILVIQYQTEESQWNNLNTATIGSYMHSELTLYGNKTIWPDGIPYDGKLVSVIVTVSTPLAVVYYFFATAGIISTLVCCVFNYAYRKTKIVRLTSPNLNYLIIIGCLFIYISVYCFKLDFWEVAIFLSWAPLLPNSGESTTFSGIQSAPGRELLQTVNSLFSFS; encoded by the exons ATGCTTAGTTCAAGTTTATTTTCGCTGCTGTGTGTAACTCTCACTCTCATCTGTGGTGGAAGCACTGAAGGGCAAAATAATGATTTACCAGTTTATCCAACGGTTTCTCTTGATCCTGACATTGGCTCCCTTTACTTTGGATTATTGGTTGGAGGTTCACTTGAGAATAGCTCAGTACTTGCAGCTGTGAGATTGTCTCTCGACATCATCAATAATCGCTCAGACATTTTGAGTGGATATTCTCTTCACTACACTCTGACTTATTCTGGT TGCTATGGAAGTGACTTGGTGGATAAGACCTTCACACAACTGGATGGCAGACCAGATGGCTGTAAGAAACTTGGCTTGATCACTGCAGGTTGCACCAGTACATCACTTGTTTCGTCTTATGTGGGCAATCACTTCAATGTCCCTGAG ATACTGTGCTCTCAGACTGTACAAAGTGATGCAAGAGATTTGAATGTGTTTAGAACTCATCCCTCCAAGTTAGTGCTTGTACCTGCTCTCGTTAGCATCATAGCCTCTTATGAATGGACGAAAGTGGCTCTCATGGTGGAGAACAAGCAAGAATACACACCA ATGATTAAAGCGTTGAAGGAGGAAGTGATGGACCTGAACATTACCCTCTCTGTCACAACTATGGATCTGCAAGGAGACTCGCTGAAAGTGATCGGGAGCTGTGGCAAAGATATATTT GACTCTGATGTAAGGATATTCATACTGGTGATGTCTTCGGAAATGACTCGACACTTGCTTTGTCAG GCATTCAAGCAAAGTGTGAAGTATCCCAAACATGAGTTTGTATTGGTTAGTGAGCAAAACAGCAACTGGTGGGTATCATCACAATCAGAGGATGGACGTTACGGCTGCTCTTCTAATCAACGAGCTGATGTGCTGAGCCATTCACTTGGACTGCAACTAAATCAAGATCACATTGTTCGTAAACAGCAG AATATTTCTGAGGATACTGATATCTCTAACTTTACTGGTGGATCACAGGCTAAGTATTGCTACGATGCTGTCTGGACACTTGCTTTGGCACTCAACAAAACCGTGACAG AGTTTGGTGATATCGACTGCACTTATCAAGACTCTCAAATGGATCAGTTGTACAATAATATTCAAGAAACTGACTTCATTGGAAAAACA GGTCATGTGAGATTTACCGAGGGCGGGGAGCGATCGACTGATGACATTGAGATACTTGTGATACAATATCAAACTGAAGAGTCACAATGGAATAACTTGAATACTGCAACTATAGGATCGTACATGCACAGCGAATTGACACTTTATGGCAACAAAACCATATGGCCAG ATGGAATTCCATATGATGGCAAGCTTGTCAGTGTGATAGTTACCGTGTCCACTCCATTAGCTGTTGTTTATTATTTCTTCGCAACTGCTGGTATCATCTCAACACTAGTCTGTTGTGTATTCAATTATGCCTACAGGAAAACAAA GATTGTTCGACTAACAAGTCCCAACCTCAATTATCTGATAATCATCGGATGTCTGTTCATCTATATCTCAGTGTACTG TTTCAAGTTGGACTTCTGGGAAGTGGCTATTTTCTTGTCATGGGCACCATTGTTGCCAAACTCTGGAGAATCTACTACATTTTCAG gaatcCAGAGTGCACCAGGAAGAGAGCTATTACAGACTGTCAACTCCTTATTTTCATTCTCTTGA